The window GGGTCAATGTGTTGGGTTTTCTTGTATTCATCTATGAGCGCAGCGGAAATTGCATACAAGAATAACAGATctagattcataatcatattgcAAGTTGAGCATGTAAAACACAACGAAACTAAATCTTACTAgttgtgttgttttcttcTGCGATTGAATCCTGCAAGTTGAATCCACTACTATCAAGGTCTACGTGCAATCCAATCCAATGCAGGAAACTATCCCGGTACAATTGCTCCGTAGAAGAATGCTAGGAATTCTCTCTACAAAGCTTTacgtattttctctctaatgttaCTCTATTTCTCATGCCCCACAATGGAGAATAAATAACCATTATATAGATGAAGAGTCACTAGGGTTCCACGATTGTTGGGCTTATggactattataattatagccCAACTATAATTACTTAATCCATATTAATCTAATTCTAGCCCATTTCCTTTCAATCTTCCACTTGGACTAGCATTAGATATAATACGCAGTTCCAACTTTGTACCCTTGAGCGGATCAAAATACACATATAGTGTGACCCTTTAGGCCCTCATTATCGACGACGATCTAATCGAAGTCTGCACAAAACTCCTAGACTGCATTGGCAGCGTAGCTCGATATATGAAGGACGTTTACGTGAATTCGGTAAACAAGCCTTTACATAAAGTTTATAGTAATATCCTTTCATTCACGAACCACCCGATTGAGCCTAAGATTTGTCATGTGTCATCCAAATAGCTCAATCACTTTATCtcatctttattaaatgacTCATTCGAtcatattcaattactttaaTCGAATATATCTTTGCATTGGCCAATGACTTAGTGGTCAAGTAATATAGAGAATTTGAGTGTTCTCTCGAAATTCTAATCGAGGGATGAATCTCATTCTTGGCTCAACTATCATCTTTATTTATCTTATGATATAACCAACATAAGTCTGGGTCTCAATCCTCCTCTGGGAGGCAAAGCGTTGGACAAGATCAAAGTACACCACTTAAGAAACAAAATGTGTAATGACCTCAGATCCAAGGACTATTACATACTTCATGCACTAATAAACTGTAGACACTTAACAAAACAGTTTAATAGTAGGGTATACCAATACTCTCCAAAGTATACCATGTGTCCATCACGAGTATCTAATATCTCATAGTTGTGAGGACAACTACATTCTCGAAGAATGTGATGCAATATCATTCTTGATGATCATTGTTAGGGCTAACCTGTAACATATCATCAATATCTCATTCTTGATGATCATTGGTTAGGgctattttagaattatactATATCATTAATGTCTCACTCCATTAACGACCGTCATAATTCAAGGGAAcaaatatttagaataaagacaaacatttaaaacaattattcCAATAAGTGCACAATACccattgaaaataaaatttccatTGAATGTGATCAAGTAATATTGTCTCAATACAAAATGTTTCCAAGACATATAAAACTTTTGCTCCCACTGATTCAAAGCCATCTACCAACATGCTTAACACCTAAGCTCTCAAAGTGCTTGTTGTGTTTTGTTATACATAACGGTTTGGTGAAAGGTTTAGCCAAATTATCATCAGTGGGTactctttctaattttatgtcGCCTCTTTCAATTATATCTCTGATCAGATGATATCTTCTGGGAACATGCTTGTTCTTGTTCGTAGCTCTGGGTTCTTTTGCTTGCGCAACAGCACCAGTGTTGTCACAGTACAAAGGTATTGCACTACTGTCATTCGGAACGACACCCAGTTCCTTAACGAACTCTAACAAAGCAACAACTTCTTTGGCAGCTTCAGATGCAGCAATATACTCGGCTTCGGTGGTGGAATCGACAGTTGTACCTTGTTTGGAACTATTCCAACTCACTGCTCCACCATTGAGGATAAAAACATATCCAGACTGAGACTTATAGTCGTCATGGTCTGTTTGGAAACTAGCATCAATATACACCCAAGTAACTGATAACTTTGGTTGTCCACTATAGACTAAGAAATATTCTTTAGTCCTTCTAAGGTACTTAAGAATAGTCTTAACAGTTTTCCAATGTTCATCACCGAGATTTTGCTGAAATCTGTCTGTCATGCTAAGCGCATAGGCCACATCTGGCCTAGTAGATATCATAGTATACATAATAGATCCTATAGCCGAAGCATATGGGATCATCTTCACGTTGTCTCTTTCTTTGTCATTAGAAGGACAATCCTTCTTTGACAATACAATGCCATGTCCTATAGGAAGAAAACCTTTCTTAGAATTCTCCATTGAGAAGCGCCTTAAAAACTTGTATATGTAAGTGGATTGTGATAATCCTAACATCCTATTTGGTCTATCTCGATAGATCTTAATTCCAAGGATATAAGAAGCATCACCCAATCCTTCATCATAAAGGATCTAGACAACCACTCTTTCACGAATTGCATCATGGAATGATCGCTTCCCATAATCAAGatgtcatcaacatatatgatAAGGTATACGACGTTTCCATTTTCGCGTTTACTATAAACACAAGGATCCTCTTTGCTTCTGACAAAACCAAACGATTTGATTGTTctgtcaaaataaatattccaaCTCCTCGAAGCTTGCTTAAGTCCATAATGGACTTCTTTAGCTTGCACACTACATTCGGCCTATCTTTCGATACAAAACCTTCAGGTTGTATCATATAGACATCGCCTTCTAATTCTCCATTGAGAAATGCGGTTTTGACATCCATTtgccaaatattaaaattttagtatgCAACAATTGCAAGTAATATCCTAATGGAATTGATCTTAGTAACTGGTGAAAAGGTTTCATCATAGTCAATGCCTTTGCGCTGACTATAACCCTTTGCCACTAACCTAGCCTTGTAGGTTTGTACTTTGCCATCTgcatctctcttctttttgaaGATCCATTTGCAGCCTATAGGGTAAACCCCATCTGGCAAGTCAACTAGTTCCCAAACTAAGTTGAAGTACATCGAGTCCATTTCAGATATCAAGGCTTCAAGCCACTTCTCTCGATCGGTGTCTGACACCGCCTCGGTATAGGACTTTGGCTCATCATCATCTAAATCAACTTTATCATCTTGGTTCTCAACCATTAGATTCAGTCTCTCAGGTGGACGACGAATCCTTCTAGGCCTATTGAGTTGGTTTTGCTATGGTTCAGGCTGTTCATTCTGTATGTGAGAGGGTTTAGGAATATCACTATGATCTTCTTGAGGTGGAGCTGATGCAACTGTTGCATCATCTTGTCTTTGATGCATCTCATTGTCTTGAGGTGATCCTTCGAGAGTCTCTCTAAGGTCCTCTCTAAGAGTAATTTCCCCTCCCAATAGATCATCAAAAACTCCCACTGAGTTATTGTCCAATCCAGGATAATACCCCATCCTCATTGTTAACTTGtggttcttgaatttcttcaagaTCTACTGTATTTTGACCTTGTTCCTTACATACATAATTGTCTTCAAGGAACGTCACATTCCTTGATGTTATCACCTTGTGATTTTCAGGACAGTAGAAATCATATCCTTTAGATTCTTTAGGATATcccacaaaataacatttctCACTTTTAGTTTCCAATTTATCagtcatcattttcttaacaAAAGCTGGACAACCCCAGGTCCGGATATGGTTAAGACTTGCTTTCTTGCCACACCATAACTCATATGGTGTTTTCTCGACTAATTTAGAAGGAACTCTATTTAGAATGTAAATAGCCGTTAGTAAGGCATAACCTCATAGGAATATAGGGAGACTGGCGAAGCTCATCATGGATCGAACAATATCTAATAATGTTCGATTTCTCCTTTCAGATACTCCATTCATTTGAGGTGTACCAGGAGGTGTCCAGTCTGACTGGATTCCATGTGACTTCAAGTAATCAAGAAATTCTCGGCTCAAGTATTCCCCTCCTCGGTCTGATCAAAGAGTCTTGATACTTTTCCCAAGTTGTTTCTCAACTTCACACTTAAACTCTTTAAATTTCTCGAAAGCCTCGGATTTATGTTTCATAAGATACACATATCCATACCTTCACAAATCATCAGTAAAATTTATGAAGTACGAATAACCACCTCTTGCTTAAGTTGGAAACGGTCCACACACATCTGTGTGAATTAACTCTAGCAAATCCTTAGCACGCACCCCTTTCCCAGAAAATGGTTTACTTGTCATTTTTCCTTTGAGACATAATTTACAAGCTCCATATGATTCTAAATcaaatgaagtgagatagtCTAACTTTCTCAATCTTGCTATTCTTTTCTCATTAATATGACCAAGTCTGTAATGCCATAGATAATTTGCATTATTCGTATTACATTGCTTAGGTATTTTGTTTTGCACATTGAGAATATTTCGTTTGTATTCAAGCATATATAATGCATTTTTCAAGAGTGGCATTTCCATAAAACAATCCATTAAAAGAAAACGAGCATCTGTTGTTTGCAAAAAGGAAGGAAAAACCTTCATTGTCTAACATCGGAATGGAAATAATATTCTTAGAAATAACTGGAACGAAATAACAATTGAACAATTCTAGTCTATGTCCTGAGAGAAGATCCAATCTGTAAGTCCCCACGCATTCGGCAGCAACTTTTGCTCCATTCCCAATACGCAAATCAACTTCCCCAGGCGTCACTTAGACCCTGCACATTACTACAAATGTGTGAGCCACAAGTTGTATCTAATACCCAAGATTGTGAATTATTCATAGACATATTTCTCTCAATGAGAAACATACCTGAGCTCTCACTTTCTGCACCAAGTGCCTTGAATTTTGGGCAGTCTCTCTTCCAATATCCCTTCTCATGACGGAAAAGACACTCATCCTTTGATGATTTCGACTTCTTCTTAGCCCCTCCACTCTTAGGCTTTAGAACAACATCCTTAGATGCTTTCTTCTTCTGTTGTTGCTTATTCTTCCATTTGGAAGACTTCACAGAAGAGCTCACCATGAGCACATATTTGACCTTAGTAGTGGAAGACTCATAAGTCTTAAGCATGTTGTGCAACTCTGGCAGCCCAACCTTCGTGTTGTTCATGTTGAAATTCACAATGAAATTCTCAAAACTATTAGGACGAGACTGAAAAATTAGATTTGTTGAGACATTTGCGGGAAGCACCGTTCCAATCGATGCTAACCTCTCAATCAAACCAATCATTTTCAGCACATGCTCAGAAACCTTGCCCCCATCATGAAGCTTGCACTTGAAGAGATCGCGAAGTATCTCATACTCCATAGTTTGAGCTTGTGAAGCATACAAACTCTCCAAGTGTTTAAGCATCTCATATGGAAGCATGTGCTCATGTTGTCTTTGAAGTTCCAAACTCATGGATGACAGCATGATGCACTGAGCATCATTTGCATTTTCAACATGTTTCTCATAAGCAGCAGCGTCAAACGTAGCAAACTCAGAGGATTCCTTACTGGGAACGACACCAATTGGTTTGTCCAAGACATAATCAATTTTGTCATGCCTTAGCACCAAGCGCAAACAACGGAGCCAATCCGTGAAATTTGACACAGTCAACTTGTGTGTTTCCATCAAACACTTGTAAGTCAAGTTTGACATTTTATCTGAACAGAAAAATACAATGAAAAGTAAATTAGAAAAACATACAAAGATCACATTCGTATCACTAACCAAACTAGGGTTTATTGTATTGATTAGCTCCCACTAATTTTAACACATATTATGTCCCCCAAACATAAAATACGAATTTATatcaaatacaaattttagtgGTCCAAGATCCAAGTCCATATTATCGCAGCCCCTGCTTTGGCTGATCACTACAATAATATCACCAGGTAGGCCTCCAAGCTAATTGCAACAACTATTTTGCAATTCTTGGTttatttatccaattaatatGCATCCATAAACTATTTAGGTCACTTTGGCATCACTAAACAATTTAAGCAAGTCAACCCCATCACACGATGCCAACCATGCATTTATGAATGAGCCTAGGCCTTGTGGATTTAGAGTAAACGCTTTGGCGTAAAACTTGTAGTCAAAAAGGCTAGGAACATCAAACAATTATGATGGACGATGCGTTTGTTTCAAAAACAAgacttatattttatgggGAAAAAGTGTGATACTAGTTGCTCTGTGAAACTAGCCTAACGCGGTGCCCTCCACTCTACGGGACAAGAAGCCTATGCCTTCGCACAAACCCCGTGGCCCAAATCCTAGCTTGGAACGGGCAGGCCAGAATAAGCACCACAATGCCCAGCCAGTTGGTTTGCGCCAATATCCAATCAATTTAATGCCCCCACTTGGGTTATAAGCCATAGTTATACGGCTCGGTTGTGATAATAGTTATGTGAacataatattcaatattaaatttcaaacaatTACTGAGCGCCGCCTATCCAGACATAGTATAACACGGACTACAAATACTGGGCGCCGCCTACCCAGACATAGTATAACACGGACTACACATACTGGGCGCCGCNNNNNNNNNNNNNNNNNNNNNNNNNNNNNNNNNNNNNNNNNNNNNNNNNNNNNNNNNNNNNNNNNNNNNNNNNNNNNNNNNNNNNNNNNNNNNNNNNNNNTAATAAATCTAACTTTCTAGGGgaataaaaactaaaaccCAAAAGAGACATTGGAAtagaaatttcaaaacaaacgtttggatcttcacTAAGTACTTAAAAGAAAACCAAGAAAAATTTTTTCCAAAGATCCAAAAGAAAGCGGTAAAGATTAAACAAAAAAGCAAATCGATTTTTTTCCCTCCGGGGATCCTTCCCGAAAAAGCTGGGAGAAATGATTTTTGAGACTTTGGACGTATGACCATAGTTTTGGAGAAcagaaaattggaaaattttggGCCCCGTCTTCTGAAAAATTTACTGTGTGTATGAAACCGGGCGTTTGTCTCTCCCCAAAGTGGTTTCTTTTATGGGGAGGCCCCTTttcttttagggtagacttttCCCCgaattttcccttttcccccttgttaatgatcatcccgCTATCCTTCCTCCATCTCGACCCTTTTCCTCGGCATGCACCCTAGTTTCCCCCCTCTTCCCCTTTTTGACTTGGTGCGGTTGATGGTGTTGAGCAGGGtaattgaataatatgatCATATTGAATCACCgtgtgtagttgtgtcttcatacatagcttcacccttctcttggttgcttccgctgaaaACATAAAACTTTCTATCGTTCCTTTGAAGTTtgaactatttcattttgttgaattgttgAGACATGATACTTTGGAGACCTTGtcgttttgaatattaattgagAAAGCCCTTTTCTTTTTGACTTCATTATTAAGCCGTTACTCTTATTAATTAGattgttcattaaatactTTGGGAAAATtcctttaaatgaaaccctagcctatgacCTTGTTGCAATTAAGTCCGCCTAGTTAAcgatcgccgcatttattataccctagaggggcgggtcgttacaatAAATGATTTACCGCTTTCGATATATAAGAAGTTGATAGGGGTAATTCTAGTTGATACGAAAGTAGTAATTCAGTTAGCCGATAGAACATGCATTTAACCCGAAGGTGTGCTGGAGAATGTGATAGTAaaagtgcatgatttcctGTACCCAGCTGATTTCCATGTAATAAAAGTGAGTGAGAACGAATCTGCTGAGTCTAGCGGAGTGCTTTTAGGAAGACCATTCCTACGCACCGCTAAGACTATAATTGATGTGTTTGACGGGACTATATGCCTAGACTACCATGGGGAGAAATACACCTTTAGCATTGATGAAGCCATGAAGAAACCATTGGATGTGGAAAATTTGCATGttgttgatgttattaaccccctggtccaggaaTACCTTGAGACCGAATTAATGCAGGAACAGTTCAACAATTCGGAGTTGAGTCAGTCTGTTGACAAGGAGGTAGCAGGGTGGTGTGAAACCCTATTGACTCGAAACCTGACAGATGAGCAGATCAATGAAGTGATCATGGCATTCTGCCACCAACCACTGTCATTCGAGTCGACGGAGTCTATTCAAGTGAGCAGCCCAGACGAGGGAACTGACTTGGGGGAAATGGCAACCAGGAGCCTGCAGAAAAATCCCCTGCCCCAGGAAGCCATCACACCAaagaaggagttgaagaaattGCCCGAGAGCCTAAAGTATGCATACCTTGGGGAAGATGAAACATTTCCAGTGATAATCAACAGCAACTTGACAGCAGAGCAGGAGAATGATCTACTGGAAGTAATTCGGAGAAACAAGAAGGCCATAGGATGGACTCTCTCAAACCTGGTGGGAATCAGCCTTGACCTTTGTATGCATCACATCAGACTGGAGGAAGGGGCAAAGGCTCATAGAGACCCGCAACGTAAACTGAACCCAAATATGAGG is drawn from Salvia hispanica cultivar TCC Black 2014 chromosome 6, UniMelb_Shisp_WGS_1.0, whole genome shotgun sequence and contains these coding sequences:
- the LOC125195310 gene encoding uncharacterized protein LOC125195310, yielding MSNLTYKCLMETHKLTVSNFTDWLRCLRLVLRHDKIDYVLDKPIGVVPSKESSEFATFDAAAYEKHVENANDAQCIMLSSMSLELQRQHEHMLPYEMLKHLESLYASQAQTMEYEILRDLFKCKLHDGGKVSEHVLKMIGLIERLASIGTVLPANVSTNLIFQSRPNSFENFIVNFNMNNTKVGLPELHNMLKTYESSTTKVKYVLMVSSSVKSSKWKNKQQQKKKASKDVVLKPKSGGAKKKSKSSKDECLFRHEKGYWKRDCPKFKALGAESESSGSK